In Alteromonas sp. V450, the following proteins share a genomic window:
- the rpe gene encoding ribulose-phosphate 3-epimerase → MKPFLIAPSILSADFARLGEDVENVLKAGADIVHFDVMDNHYVPNLTFGPMICEALRNYGVKAPIDVHLMVKPVDDLIEKFAKAGASFISFHPEASEHIDRSLQLIIDSGCKPGLVFNPATPLHYLDHVMDKLHHILIMSVNPGFGGQAFIPSTLDKVRAVKQRVAESGFDIRIEIDGGVKVDNIRDIAQAGADMFVAGSAIFSKDDYAEVIQQMRAELASISQA, encoded by the coding sequence ATGAAACCGTTTCTGATAGCACCATCAATACTGTCTGCAGACTTTGCACGTTTAGGTGAAGATGTCGAAAACGTGTTAAAAGCAGGTGCCGACATTGTTCATTTTGACGTAATGGATAACCATTATGTTCCTAACCTTACTTTCGGTCCCATGATATGTGAGGCACTGCGGAACTACGGCGTAAAAGCGCCCATTGATGTTCACTTAATGGTAAAACCGGTAGACGACCTTATTGAAAAGTTCGCAAAGGCAGGCGCGAGTTTCATCAGCTTTCACCCAGAAGCATCTGAACACATCGATCGCTCTTTACAATTGATTATCGATTCCGGCTGCAAGCCAGGCTTAGTTTTTAACCCAGCCACACCGCTTCACTATCTTGACCATGTAATGGACAAGCTACATCACATACTTATTATGTCGGTAAATCCAGGGTTTGGAGGCCAAGCTTTTATTCCTTCGACACTCGACAAAGTCAGAGCAGTTAAACAACGCGTTGCTGAAAGTGGCTTTGATATTAGGATAGAAATTGACGGTGGCGTTAAAGTGGATAATATTCGCGATATCGCGCAGGCAGGCGCAGATATGTTTGTCGCTGGGTCTGCGATATTCTCTAAAGACGATTACGCTGAAGTGATTCAACAAATGCGCGCTGAATTAGCATCAATTTCTCAAGCATAA
- a CDS encoding TorF family putative porin: MKTSTKRTLLAAAISSACLLTAMPTYAEGSFSANASATSNYIWRGLTQTENEAAVQGGIDYSHESGFYAGTWASNVNYGAGDPYSYEHDMYFGFAGEADGISYDFGYLYYNYDDAANFDFAEVYGSVGMGGLSLTVYLLAHTEADEGDEQDFGFAQASYTSLDYSFEVLNGTELGLHVGYHEGDFAEAFNGVEGYVDYGISIAKDGFSFAITGTDLDDAGDDDAFDNDAIKFTVAYSVDFEL; the protein is encoded by the coding sequence ATGAAAACATCTACAAAAAGAACTTTACTTGCCGCTGCTATATCTTCAGCGTGTTTGCTGACTGCTATGCCAACTTATGCAGAAGGTTCGTTTAGTGCCAACGCGAGTGCTACTAGCAACTACATTTGGCGTGGTTTGACACAGACAGAAAACGAAGCAGCAGTACAAGGTGGTATCGATTATTCACACGAGAGTGGTTTTTATGCAGGTACTTGGGCATCAAACGTAAACTATGGCGCAGGTGACCCTTACTCATACGAGCATGATATGTACTTCGGCTTTGCTGGAGAGGCGGACGGCATCTCTTATGACTTCGGTTACCTTTACTACAACTACGATGATGCAGCAAACTTCGATTTTGCAGAAGTATACGGTTCAGTAGGTATGGGCGGTTTAAGTTTAACGGTTTATTTACTAGCTCATACCGAGGCCGATGAAGGCGACGAACAGGACTTTGGTTTTGCCCAAGCATCTTACACGTCACTAGATTATAGCTTTGAAGTGCTAAACGGTACCGAACTTGGTCTACATGTTGGCTATCACGAAGGCGACTTTGCTGAAGCATTTAACGGTGTAGAAGGTTATGTTGACTACGGTATCTCAATTGCTAAAGATGGCTTTAGTTTCGCAATCACGGGCACCGACCTAGACGACGCGGGAGATGACGACGCGTTTGACAATGACGCAATTAAATTTACAGTGGCTTATTCAGTAGATTTTGAGCTTTAA